The following proteins are co-located in the Deltaproteobacteria bacterium genome:
- a CDS encoding gamma-glutamylcyclotransferase: MWVFAYGSLIFRPGFEFLNQVRGSVDGYTRKFWQGSPDHRGTPEMPGRVVTLVEIAEERCEGVIFEIAPDQDSNVLDYLDDRESGGYERCRLKVTLESQQVIEAWTWIAPPKNKNFLGDSSREVMVEQILQANGQSGANRDYVSYLARELERIGIEDLHVQELARWLREANS; the protein is encoded by the coding sequence GTGTGGGTCTTTGCATACGGTTCCCTTATTTTCCGTCCAGGGTTTGAATTCCTAAATCAAGTCAGAGGTTCGGTTGACGGCTATACCCGTAAGTTTTGGCAAGGCTCTCCTGATCATCGCGGAACGCCTGAAATGCCTGGTCGAGTTGTTACTCTAGTCGAAATCGCTGAAGAACGATGTGAAGGCGTGATTTTTGAAATTGCGCCGGACCAAGACAGTAATGTGCTCGATTATTTAGACGACCGTGAAAGCGGGGGCTATGAGAGGTGCAGACTCAAAGTGACACTCGAGTCTCAACAAGTTATCGAGGCCTGGACTTGGATAGCCCCTCCAAAAAATAAGAACTTTCTCGGTGATTCTTCACGAGAGGTCATGGTTGAACAGATTCTGCAAGCGAATGGGCAAAGTGGGGCCAATCGAGATTATGTTTCGTATTTAGCGCGAGAGCTAGAGCGTATAGGAATTGAAGACTTGCACGTGCAGGAACTGGCGAGATGGTTACGAGAGGCAAATTCCTAA